In Campylobacter concisus, one genomic interval encodes:
- a CDS encoding 3-isopropylmalate dehydratase has protein sequence MKEGKVWKFGDNIDTDIIIAARYLNTSDENILAKHIMEDADPNFSTKIDKGDIIVAGENFGCGSSREHAPIALKAAGIGAVIAKSYARIFYRNSFNTGLLILEIKETDEINAGDKLKIDVDNGVIVNLTSGKEYKFSPIPPFMQELLNAGGLIEYAKAKMEQK, from the coding sequence ATGAAAGAAGGCAAGGTTTGGAAATTTGGCGATAATATCGATACTGATATCATCATTGCTGCTAGATACTTAAACACCTCCGACGAAAACATTTTAGCAAAGCATATTATGGAAGATGCTGATCCTAATTTTAGTACCAAGATAGATAAAGGCGACATCATCGTGGCAGGCGAAAATTTTGGCTGTGGTAGCTCTCGTGAGCACGCTCCTATCGCACTTAAAGCTGCTGGCATTGGCGCGGTGATAGCTAAAAGCTACGCGAGAATATTTTATAGAAATAGCTTTAACACAGGACTTTTGATACTTGAGATAAAAGAAACAGATGAGATAAACGCTGGTGATAAGCTAAAAATAGATGTTGATAACGGTGTGATCGTAAATTTAACCAGTGGCAAAGAGTATAAATTTAGCCCTATACCGCCTTTTATGCAAGAGCTTTTAAATGCTGGTGGACTTATAGAATATGCAAAAGCAAAGATGGAACAAAAATGA
- a CDS encoding pyridine nucleotide-disulfide oxidoreductase: protein MKGLQRRDALKLMGAAGLAASMSGCSATGDENDDINSKIVIMGAGLSGIALAAKLRRDMPNAKVILVDKDEKFYYQPGFTLIAVGIYEASDVVYEKADYIPQGAEWIRKNVSEIKPEANLLVLDDGSELGYDYLIVASGVEYDFEAVKGLSLEDINDTSGNISSVYTLQGAVKSNELMKKFSQNGGAAVFCDQKTPMKCSGANKKVTCMSEDRLRLAGNRDKGSVNLYVGGGKLFGDPTYAAAMTQIMIKRKIKFNLRHQIVAVDKSSNTATFEFWTAYRQNGEDKIASELIDVKYDWLHLPPKQKGSEILARAGLTKEGDKLNFLAVDKYSLQSTKFKNIFGIGDICGFAAGKTGASVRKMYPILAKNLADTIKGREPSEKFTGYTACPFITKYGKAIMVEFDWEGTAPTLECFGATRESYMSWLVKIYGFKPMVMNGILKALA, encoded by the coding sequence ATGAAAGGACTGCAAAGAAGAGACGCTTTAAAGCTAATGGGGGCCGCGGGACTAGCTGCTAGTATGAGCGGTTGCTCGGCAACGGGCGACGAAAACGACGATATAAATTCTAAAATCGTCATAATGGGCGCGGGACTTAGCGGTATCGCGTTGGCGGCTAAACTTAGAAGAGATATGCCTAACGCCAAGGTAATTCTCGTGGATAAAGACGAGAAATTTTACTATCAGCCGGGCTTTACGCTAATCGCCGTCGGAATCTACGAAGCTAGCGACGTCGTTTACGAAAAAGCGGATTATATCCCGCAAGGAGCCGAGTGGATACGCAAAAACGTATCGGAGATAAAGCCCGAAGCCAATCTACTCGTCCTAGACGACGGGAGCGAGCTGGGGTATGATTATCTAATCGTGGCAAGCGGCGTGGAATACGACTTTGAGGCCGTTAAAGGTCTGAGCTTAGAGGATATTAACGATACGAGCGGCAACATATCCTCCGTCTACACTCTACAAGGCGCCGTAAAGAGCAACGAGCTGATGAAAAAATTCTCTCAAAACGGCGGCGCAGCGGTATTTTGCGATCAAAAAACCCCGATGAAATGCAGCGGCGCTAATAAAAAAGTAACATGTATGAGTGAAGATAGGCTGAGGTTGGCCGGCAACCGCGATAAAGGCAGCGTTAATCTTTACGTCGGCGGCGGCAAGCTTTTCGGCGATCCGACTTATGCCGCGGCGATGACTCAAATAATGATAAAAAGAAAGATAAAATTTAATCTTCGCCACCAAATTGTAGCCGTCGATAAAAGCTCAAATACCGCTACTTTCGAGTTTTGGACGGCGTATAGGCAAAACGGCGAAGATAAAATCGCGTCCGAGCTAATCGATGTAAAATACGACTGGCTTCACTTGCCGCCTAAGCAAAAAGGAAGCGAAATTTTAGCTCGCGCCGGCCTAACCAAAGAGGGTGACAAGCTAAATTTTTTAGCCGTCGATAAATACAGCCTGCAAAGTACAAAATTTAAAAATATATTCGGTATCGGCGATATTTGCGGATTTGCGGCTGGTAAAACGGGGGCTAGCGTTAGGAAAATGTATCCGATCTTAGCTAAAAATTTAGCCGATACGATAAAAGGACGAGAACCTAGCGAGAAATTTACCGGATATACGGCTTGCCCTTTTATCACCAAATACGGCAAGGCCATAATGGTAGAGTTCGACTGGGAGGGAACGGCTCCGACGTTAGAGTGCTTCGGCGCTACCAGAGAGAGCTACATGAGTTGGCTGGTTAAAATTTACGGATTTAAACCTATGGTTATGAACGGAATACTAAAAGCTTTGGCTTAA
- a CDS encoding C4-dicarboxylate ABC transporter codes for MHDVKKNDSQSKIKSLPIMLFAGTMGLGGLCAAYKKLSKIFDLPGEIFSALRTLDCTVFCLLSAFYLFKLLKFKEEVKAEFSHPIKINFFGGFIISLFLLALAYKDAPRLYYSLFYAALGLQTIFTLYVISFWIDEKFDIATLNPAWFIPVVGNLLIPIIAEKSQAIWYYFSLGLFFWIILFAVIFYRLVFYDKLADKFVPTLVITLAPPAMAFLGYVKLTEQFDAFAAILLNINVFFAALILFSYKRFIKLKFALSWWAFTFPTAASSIAFLKAYEITQSDFYLVLGVGAFAALVASILIVGFLTAKSIINGEIFSEK; via the coding sequence ATGCACGATGTTAAGAAAAACGACTCGCAAAGCAAAATAAAATCGCTGCCGATTATGCTTTTCGCCGGTACTATGGGGCTTGGAGGGCTTTGCGCGGCCTATAAGAAACTAAGCAAAATATTTGATTTACCCGGCGAGATATTCTCGGCGCTTAGAACGCTAGACTGCACGGTATTTTGCCTACTTTCGGCGTTTTATCTCTTTAAGCTTTTAAAATTTAAAGAAGAGGTAAAGGCCGAATTTTCGCACCCTATAAAGATAAATTTTTTCGGCGGATTTATCATCTCGCTTTTTCTTTTAGCTCTGGCCTACAAAGACGCACCGCGACTATACTACTCGCTTTTTTACGCGGCTTTAGGCTTGCAAACGATTTTTACGCTTTACGTAATTTCTTTTTGGATCGACGAAAAATTCGATATCGCGACGCTAAATCCGGCATGGTTTATCCCCGTAGTGGGCAACTTGCTAATCCCGATCATAGCCGAAAAATCTCAAGCGATCTGGTATTATTTTAGTTTGGGGCTATTTTTCTGGATTATTTTATTCGCCGTTATATTTTACAGGCTAGTCTTTTACGATAAGTTAGCCGACAAATTCGTCCCGACGCTAGTCATTACGCTAGCGCCGCCGGCTATGGCGTTTTTGGGATATGTAAAATTAACCGAGCAATTCGATGCTTTTGCGGCGATACTGCTTAATATAAACGTATTTTTCGCGGCGCTTATACTTTTTTCGTATAAAAGATTTATTAAACTCAAATTCGCCCTATCGTGGTGGGCTTTTACCTTCCCGACGGCCGCTAGCTCCATAGCGTTTTTAAAAGCTTACGAAATTACGCAAAGCGATTTTTATTTAGTTTTAGGAGTCGGCGCTTTTGCGGCTCTAGTCGCTTCGATTTTGATAGTCGGATTTTTAACGGCTAAATCTATAATAAACGGCGAAATTTTTTCAGAAAAATAA
- a CDS encoding lysine transporter LysE, which produces MDFLLFFATLAPISLMPGINMTYAMSIGMSLGYVRALPMMSGQLASLAFVGICCMLGVGAVLAHYSFAFKVLNVIAGLYLLYLGAMLFFSKGQLSITKVSQLPSKKQMFLNGAVVCISNPKAWIFLSALLPTFLDANDPFSLPRILSITVTLVFIEFCSLSVYALGGAMLKKFLQIHLRLLEICTAVIVCGIGILLLFR; this is translated from the coding sequence ATGGACTTCTTACTCTTTTTCGCCACGCTTGCTCCTATCTCGCTAATGCCAGGCATCAACATGACCTATGCGATGAGTATCGGCATGAGCCTAGGCTACGTGCGCGCGCTGCCGATGATGTCGGGGCAGCTCGCCTCTCTGGCCTTCGTGGGTATTTGCTGTATGCTGGGAGTGGGCGCCGTTTTGGCGCATTATAGTTTCGCGTTTAAGGTTTTAAACGTCATCGCGGGGCTTTATCTGCTGTATCTGGGCGCTATGCTGTTTTTTAGCAAGGGGCAGCTTAGTATCACGAAGGTCTCGCAGCTGCCGAGCAAAAAGCAGATGTTTTTAAACGGCGCCGTGGTCTGTATCTCAAATCCTAAGGCATGGATTTTTCTCTCCGCCTTGCTGCCGACTTTTTTGGATGCAAACGATCCTTTTAGCCTGCCGCGCATACTCTCTATCACGGTTACGCTCGTTTTTATCGAGTTTTGCTCGCTTAGCGTCTATGCTCTTGGCGGAGCTATGCTAAAGAAATTTTTACAAATACACCTAAGACTACTTGAAATTTGCACCGCCGTTATAGTCTGTGGCATCGGCATACTTTTGCTATTTAGATAA
- the ansB gene encoding L-asparaginase 2 (catalyzes the formation of aspartate from asparagine, periplasmic; regulated by cyclic AMP receptor protein (CRP) and also induced by anaerobiosis): MRLIFKAVLLMILGATLAVAKPTIYILATGGTIAGSGSGSLDASYTSGTVTVDKLIAAVPDINKIATIKGEQISNIGSQDMNNEVWLKLANRINELLNSGKADGIVVTHGTDTMEETAYFLNLVVKSDKPVVLVGAMRNSGSLSADGPLNLFNAVNVAISKDSVGKGVVVTMNDEIHAAREVTKTNTTGVDTFKSPNSGKIGTVFYGNVKYYMNPIRKHTAKSAFDLEGVKELPRVDIIYSHANDNPDFVNIAVKNGAKGIISAGLGNGNPYFSVLDALGEASKAGVVVVRDSRVGSGETTMNGEVDDGKYGFLTSDNLNAQKARVLLMLALTKTSDKAKIQEYFLTH, from the coding sequence ATGCGTTTAATCTTTAAGGCGGTGTTACTCATGATTTTAGGTGCTACTTTAGCGGTTGCAAAGCCAACCATCTACATTCTAGCCACTGGTGGAACGATAGCGGGAAGCGGCTCAGGATCGCTTGATGCGAGCTATACTTCTGGAACTGTTACGGTCGATAAACTGATCGCAGCCGTGCCAGATATCAACAAGATCGCTACAATAAAAGGCGAGCAAATTTCAAATATCGGCTCACAAGATATGAACAATGAAGTTTGGCTTAAGCTTGCTAATAGAATAAACGAACTTCTAAATAGTGGCAAGGCTGATGGTATCGTCGTTACTCACGGCACAGATACTATGGAAGAGACGGCGTATTTTTTAAATTTGGTCGTTAAAAGCGACAAACCAGTTGTGCTTGTAGGTGCGATGAGAAATAGTGGCTCACTAAGCGCAGACGGCCCATTAAATTTATTTAACGCTGTAAACGTAGCTATCAGCAAAGATAGCGTAGGCAAGGGCGTTGTGGTTACTATGAACGACGAAATTCACGCTGCTAGAGAAGTGACAAAGACCAACACCACAGGCGTTGATACATTTAAATCACCAAACAGCGGTAAGATCGGCACAGTCTTTTATGGTAACGTAAAATACTATATGAATCCGATCAGAAAACACACAGCAAAATCAGCATTTGATCTAGAGGGAGTAAAAGAACTTCCAAGAGTTGATATCATTTACTCTCATGCAAATGACAACCCTGACTTTGTAAACATAGCTGTTAAAAACGGCGCAAAAGGCATCATCAGTGCTGGTCTTGGCAATGGCAACCCTTACTTTAGCGTACTTGACGCACTTGGCGAGGCTTCAAAAGCCGGCGTAGTGGTAGTTCGTGACTCACGTGTAGGAAGTGGCGAAACGACTATGAACGGCGAAGTAGACGACGGCAAATACGGCTTTTTAACAAGCGATAACCTAAACGCGCAAAAAGCTAGAGTGCTTTTGATGCTTGCGCTTACAAAAACAAGCGACAAAGCCAAAATTCAAGAGTATTTCTTAACTCACTAA
- a CDS encoding branched-chain amino acid ABC transporter gives MISVSSNEMVLFVAVLLSALATFITRATPFYALKNHKSNHYLDAIEKHMGMMIMVVLVCYGLKDTKFSESPYGLSEIAAVFTAILMHLKFKNTLLSIVISTGIYMFLIRIF, from the coding sequence TTGATAAGTGTAAGCTCAAACGAGATGGTTCTTTTTGTGGCGGTGCTCTTAAGTGCCTTGGCTACTTTTATAACGAGGGCAACGCCGTTTTATGCTCTGAAAAACCATAAGTCAAACCATTATTTAGACGCCATTGAGAAGCATATGGGCATGATGATAATGGTCGTTTTGGTCTGCTACGGCTTAAAAGATACGAAATTTAGCGAGTCTCCATACGGCTTAAGCGAGATAGCAGCAGTTTTTACAGCTATTTTGATGCATTTAAAATTTAAAAATACCCTTCTTAGCATAGTTATTTCAACCGGAATTTATATGTTTTTGATAAGAATTTTTTAA
- a CDS encoding branched-chain amino acid ABC transporter — protein MTFNYVFKLSIPIFMGYFPLGVAFGVLAKSMGVSAFIAVALSTLAYGGAAQFMMLSLFSVGTSYVEVFIVSYLVNLRHTFYGISLLKEYSRIKFRLLNIALLTDETFAIFKNSGLKEASDRSFVFTWLNILSWSYWAAGTLLGAILGDLIKADTKGLEFSLTALFIVIVIEMFKNDKNCRVLFAATFFGVLGVSLFPAKFVLVGSMALCFVFLLLFKDKI, from the coding sequence TTGACATTTAACTACGTTTTTAAACTATCTATTCCTATTTTTATGGGCTATTTCCCACTTGGCGTCGCATTTGGCGTGCTGGCAAAGAGCATGGGCGTTAGCGCATTTATCGCCGTGGCACTTAGTACGCTAGCATACGGCGGAGCAGCGCAGTTTATGATGCTCTCGCTCTTTAGCGTTGGCACGAGCTACGTTGAGGTATTTATCGTGAGCTATCTAGTAAATTTACGCCATACTTTTTATGGAATTTCACTTTTAAAAGAGTATAGCAGGATCAAATTTAGGCTTTTAAACATCGCTTTGCTAACAGATGAGACCTTTGCGATATTTAAAAATTCGGGACTAAAAGAGGCAAGTGATCGAAGTTTTGTCTTTACTTGGCTAAATATCCTTTCTTGGTCTTACTGGGCGGCTGGAACGTTGCTTGGTGCGATACTTGGCGATCTTATAAAGGCTGATACAAAAGGGCTTGAGTTTAGCTTGACAGCACTTTTTATAGTTATTGTGATTGAAATGTTTAAAAATGATAAAAACTGCCGCGTGCTCTTTGCGGCGACATTTTTTGGCGTGCTTGGAGTGAGCCTATTTCCAGCTAAATTTGTGCTTGTTGGCTCAATGGCGCTTTGTTTTGTATTTTTGCTTTTGTTCAAGGATAAAATTTGA
- a CDS encoding phosphohydrolase: MNATLAIVGLILLSFMLEVFCFLNKTPKGKDSIK; this comes from the coding sequence ATGAACGCAACTCTAGCTATCGTTGGGCTTATACTGCTTTCTTTTATGCTTGAGGTATTTTGCTTTTTAAATAAAACGCCAAAAGGCAAGGACTCGATAAAATAG
- the flgG gene encoding flagellar basal-body rod protein FlgG (makes up the distal portion of the flagellar basal body rod; Bradyrhizobium has one thick flagellum and several thin flagella; the Bradyrhizobium protein in this cluster is associated with the thick flagella), producing the protein MMRSLYTAATGMIAQQTQIDVTSHNIANVNTYGYKKNRAEFADLMYQVMEYAGTATSQTTTSPTGIEVGLGVRPTAINKIFSQGYFKETSNNLDMVIAGNGFFQIQLPDGTTAYTRNGAFKLDANGTIVNSDGYQLIPQITVPANATQISIGTDGTVSVLQAGEREMAQIGQIELANFINPAGLHSMGDNNYLETSASGNVVVGVAGLDGLGTIRQGFVEMSNVQLVEEMTDLITGQRAYEANSKAITTSDSMLEIVNGLKR; encoded by the coding sequence ATGATGAGATCACTTTACACTGCGGCCACTGGTATGATAGCCCAGCAGACGCAGATAGACGTAACCTCACACAACATCGCAAACGTAAATACTTATGGATACAAGAAAAATAGGGCTGAATTTGCTGATCTTATGTATCAAGTCATGGAGTATGCAGGTACGGCTACAAGCCAGACTACCACAAGCCCAACAGGCATCGAAGTGGGCCTTGGTGTGCGTCCAACGGCGATAAATAAAATTTTCTCTCAGGGCTATTTCAAAGAGACTAGCAACAACCTAGATATGGTAATAGCGGGCAATGGATTTTTTCAGATTCAGCTGCCTGATGGCACGACAGCCTACACTAGAAATGGCGCATTTAAGCTTGATGCAAACGGCACGATCGTAAATAGTGATGGCTATCAGCTCATCCCTCAGATCACAGTCCCTGCAAATGCGACGCAAATTTCTATCGGCACAGATGGCACTGTATCAGTACTCCAAGCAGGTGAGAGAGAGATGGCTCAGATAGGTCAGATCGAGCTAGCAAATTTCATAAACCCGGCTGGCCTTCACTCAATGGGCGACAACAACTACCTAGAAACAAGCGCTAGCGGTAATGTTGTGGTAGGCGTGGCAGGACTTGACGGACTTGGTACGATCAGACAAGGATTTGTCGAGATGAGTAACGTTCAGTTGGTTGAAGAGATGACCGATCTTATCACTGGTCAGCGCGCATACGAGGCAAACTCAAAGGCGATAACTACGAGTGATTCGATGCTTGAAATAGTAAATGGGCTTAAAAGGTAG
- a CDS encoding flagellar biosynthesis protein FlgG has protein sequence MQNGYYQATAGMVTQFNRLNIISNNLANVNTIGYKRNDVVIGDFARIFKETQDELPLKNHTKDGAKFLNRTLDRVPQVSEEYTDFSAGGFKYSSNTLDFAIKRDDAFFLVDTPNGVKLSKSGSFSLDGDGYIVTKEGYKVLPSGYEAQNPGQRGIQVPQGEVLTADKNGNLYSNNNQFSKFFIAQPREIRDLKKVGDNLFESRNFDDITELEEADSVMQGYAQMSNVNPVLEMVGLIETQRLVDMYQKVMTSHMSDLNQDAVQKLALKA, from the coding sequence ATGCAAAATGGTTATTATCAAGCCACTGCTGGCATGGTAACGCAGTTTAACAGACTAAATATCATCTCAAACAACCTTGCAAATGTAAATACGATCGGCTATAAGCGAAATGATGTAGTTATCGGTGACTTTGCGAGAATTTTTAAAGAGACGCAAGATGAGCTTCCTCTTAAAAATCACACAAAAGATGGAGCTAAATTTTTAAATAGAACGCTTGACCGCGTACCACAAGTGAGCGAAGAGTACACCGACTTTAGCGCTGGAGGCTTTAAATACAGCTCAAACACGCTTGACTTTGCGATAAAAAGAGATGACGCGTTTTTCTTAGTTGATACCCCAAACGGCGTAAAACTTAGCAAAAGCGGCTCTTTTAGCCTTGATGGCGACGGCTACATCGTTACAAAAGAGGGCTATAAAGTTTTGCCAAGCGGCTACGAGGCACAAAATCCTGGCCAAAGAGGTATCCAAGTGCCACAAGGTGAGGTGCTAACTGCCGATAAAAATGGAAATTTATACTCAAATAACAATCAATTTTCTAAATTTTTTATAGCTCAGCCAAGAGAGATAAGAGATCTTAAAAAGGTCGGAGATAATCTCTTTGAGAGTAGAAATTTTGACGACATCACAGAGCTTGAAGAAGCTGATAGCGTAATGCAAGGATATGCTCAGATGTCAAATGTAAATCCAGTTTTAGAAATGGTTGGTCTAATAGAAACCCAGCGCTTAGTTGATATGTATCAAAAGGTTATGACAAGCCACATGAGCGACCTTAACCAAGATGCTGTTCAAAAACTAGCCCTAAAAGCTTAA
- a CDS encoding histidinol dehydrogenase codes for MKFFHSSDADFESKFLQLVKRSDNDMSAVMPVVAGIIDEIRNDGDSALFAQITKFDKFSVTSKNDIIIDVKEMEAAYNSLDNALRVALNLAHDRIKSYHERTKPSDWTYKDEHDILLGAKYTAVDRAGLYIPGGKAAYPSSLLMNAIPAIVAGVKEIIVCTPAPNGKVNTLLLAAMHLCGIKTAFKIGGASAIAAMAYGTATVPKVDVITGPGNIYVATAKKLVYGDVNIDMIAGPSEIGVIADDSADPRHIAIDMLSQAEHDEIASAFLITPVEAFARAVQRHIEDELKTLKREPIASASIRNKAAIIVAKDLKECFALMNELAVEHLEIATNDALSYIDDVTHAGAIFFGHFTPEAMGDYIAGPNHTLPTGGSARFYSPLGVENFMKRSSIISVSRKGIMHLGKSCIQLAEAEGLTAHKKSVAVRLEE; via the coding sequence ATGAAATTTTTTCATAGTAGCGACGCTGATTTTGAGAGTAAATTTTTACAGCTGGTTAAACGAAGTGATAATGATATGAGCGCCGTAATGCCAGTGGTTGCAGGCATAATAGATGAGATAAGAAATGATGGTGATAGTGCACTTTTTGCCCAGATAACAAAATTTGATAAATTTAGCGTTACAAGTAAAAACGACATAATAATCGACGTTAAAGAGATGGAGGCTGCCTATAATTCGCTAGATAACGCCCTAAGAGTAGCTTTAAATTTAGCTCACGATAGGATAAAAAGCTATCATGAACGCACAAAGCCAAGTGACTGGACATATAAAGATGAGCATGACATCTTGCTAGGTGCAAAATACACAGCGGTTGATCGTGCAGGCCTTTATATCCCAGGTGGCAAAGCGGCTTATCCTAGCTCGCTTCTTATGAATGCGATCCCAGCGATCGTAGCCGGCGTAAAAGAGATCATAGTTTGCACCCCAGCACCAAATGGCAAGGTAAATACCTTACTTCTTGCTGCAATGCACCTTTGTGGCATAAAGACAGCCTTTAAAATAGGCGGTGCAAGCGCGATCGCAGCGATGGCATACGGAACTGCAACGGTACCAAAAGTAGATGTCATCACAGGACCTGGCAATATCTACGTAGCGACTGCTAAAAAGCTAGTTTATGGCGACGTAAATATCGATATGATCGCTGGTCCAAGCGAGATAGGCGTGATCGCTGATGATAGTGCCGATCCTCGCCACATAGCTATCGATATGCTCTCTCAAGCTGAGCACGACGAGATCGCAAGTGCCTTTTTGATAACGCCAGTAGAAGCTTTCGCAAGGGCAGTACAAAGACACATCGAAGATGAGCTAAAGACACTAAAACGTGAGCCAATCGCAAGTGCAAGCATAAGAAATAAAGCTGCAATAATAGTGGCAAAAGATTTAAAAGAGTGTTTTGCTCTCATGAATGAGCTTGCTGTTGAGCACCTAGAGATCGCTACAAACGATGCTTTAAGTTATATTGATGATGTGACTCATGCGGGCGCTATATTTTTTGGACACTTTACGCCTGAAGCGATGGGGGATTATATCGCTGGACCAAATCACACATTGCCAACTGGCGGAAGTGCGAGATTTTATTCACCGCTTGGAGTTGAAAATTTCATGAAGCGAAGTTCGATAATTTCGGTGAGTAGAAAAGGTATCATGCATCTTGGCAAATCATGCATCCAGCTAGCTGAAGCTGAGGGGCTAACTGCTCATAAAAAATCAGTTGCAGTGAGGCTAGAAGAGTAA
- a CDS encoding 1-aminocyclopropane-1-carboxylate deaminase — MIEQVVLRGREFWLLRDDLLGKFNGNKARKLEYFLKADLGGIKAIVSHGSSQSNAMYSLSLFAKLKGLKFYYIVSHLNSNLKQNPVGNFKFALENGMEIFVKEEREKFAKELAKSQNALFINEGVAQSEAELGFITQAREINEWSKKSGIRPDIFLPSGTGTSACYLAKHTDFRVFTAPCVGDGDYLKKQIYELDKNSKVQILNPPKKYHFGNLYPELYEIWLEVCKSGVEFDLIYDPVGFITLFANLDKPGDQILYIHQGGILGNITQRQRYERKLKLKEHG; from the coding sequence GTGATTGAGCAGGTTGTTCTTAGGGGGCGAGAGTTTTGGCTTTTAAGAGATGATCTGCTAGGCAAGTTTAACGGTAACAAAGCAAGAAAGCTGGAGTACTTTCTAAAGGCTGATCTTGGCGGCATCAAAGCCATCGTATCTCACGGCTCAAGCCAGTCAAATGCGATGTATAGCCTAAGTCTTTTTGCCAAGCTAAAGGGGCTTAAATTTTACTACATCGTCTCTCATCTAAACTCAAATTTAAAGCAAAATCCGGTTGGAAATTTCAAATTTGCACTTGAAAATGGCATGGAAATTTTTGTAAAAGAGGAACGCGAGAAATTTGCTAAAGAGCTGGCAAAGAGCCAAAATGCGCTCTTTATAAATGAGGGTGTGGCGCAGAGTGAGGCCGAGCTTGGCTTTATCACACAAGCACGCGAGATAAATGAGTGGAGTAAAAAAAGTGGTATAAGGCCTGATATTTTCTTGCCTTCTGGTACAGGCACTAGTGCTTGCTACCTAGCAAAGCACACCGATTTTAGAGTCTTTACCGCCCCTTGTGTAGGGGATGGTGACTATCTAAAAAAGCAAATTTATGAGCTAGACAAAAATAGCAAAGTGCAAATTTTAAATCCCCCAAAGAAGTATCATTTTGGGAATTTATACCCAGAGCTTTATGAAATTTGGTTAGAGGTTTGCAAAAGTGGCGTGGAATTTGACCTTATTTATGACCCTGTTGGCTTTATTACGCTTTTTGCAAATTTAGATAAGCCTGGGGATCAAATTTTATACATTCACCAGGGCGGAATTTTAGGTAACATTACACAAAGACAAAGATACGAGAGAAAATTAAAATTAAAGGAGCATGGATGA